The Scomber scombrus chromosome 5, fScoSco1.1, whole genome shotgun sequence genome window below encodes:
- the LOC133980489 gene encoding eukaryotic translation initiation factor 4 gamma 1-like isoform X5, with translation MSGGRSGSTPTPPQTAISGSESTAVAQANGESVPAASTPALVRPDDRGKPSPPPLSKTPELAKGDPIPTEASSSDTNTNPPAQPLISEVEETPLNTSSTSAPSAADADVMDSPPPPREPTPPNKSAPEVPAYPAPLPDPVPTSAAQDKTDKKATEVKEEEVKEEESKAEEAAASLETPLAPSSTPNGVAEEETEKPSVTLPPCQSEAPLESPIAQPEELRLPNGLPLPAPQDPEAPTVSTAECDDSPIAEPDIAQTSTTAITQAAPTPDIEATPAPVEQSAPAPVAPEVPAEPVVQAAPPQPEVQEMVPPVEQDVKEEETPVTPQPDAEEETLSPAETVSIAESTPETVPTPPPPAAEEREDTPPPQTVTPVLVETTMQAAVSVPKKKRKMKDLNKKEAVGDLLDAFKEEQVVAPPEPEPAPAPETQPPAPSPPAPQQEEADMTWEDKEDKLDAENIKPDPQSPTATDKKYQYKEEKWMPLNAEEKKKYDREFLLGFQFSSASMNKPEGLPAISDVVLDRANKTPLRQLDPSRLQGMNCGPDFTPSFANLGRPGMGGGGGGGGGGGGGGGRGPPPGMGMGMGGPRRSQQMQRKEPRKIISSMSLGDDIQLNKAEKAWKPSVKKVTRKAAVEETTETTETSDDPEQMKTLDLFKRVRSILNKLTPQKFQQLMKQVTELTIDTEERLKGVIDLTFEKAISEPDFSVAYANMCRCLMGLKVQTTDKPGATVNFRKLLLNRCQKEFEKDKDNDEIFEKKQKEMEAAAGEEEKQRLHDELEDAKDKARRRSLGNIKFIGELFKLKMLTEVIMHDCIVKLLKNHDEESLECLCRLLSTIGKDLDFEKAKPRMDQYFTQMEKIIKEKKTSSRIRFMLQDVLDLRRNNWVPRRGDQGPKTIDQIHKDAELEEHREHMKVQQALISKKESGGGQGGRMGGGGGGQGGRGGPHTQGRGAPPQDEGWNTVPISKNRPIDTSRLSKITKTPVLDFNNQLLAPGGKGTWGSWGKGSSGGSTTKPADSGPESGGRPATSTLNRFSALQQPSSSGSSLDSDRRVPQRNSSSRDRSDRFDRGFDRRDDRDRNRLQVTKRSFSRENEERSREREQRGSADPVRRVASMTDDRDRGSRERARSKENMKREKTATPPPPQTPTKPALTEEELDKKSTAIIEEYLHINDMKEALQCVQELNSTQLLFVFVRNGLESTLERSAIVRERMGLLLHQLIKNGSLPKQQYYKGLEEIMEVAEDMAIDIPHIWQYLAELITPMLLEGGIPMGDLFKEISKPLIPLGKAGVLLVQVLTLLCKGMSHKKAGTMWREAGLRWKDFLPEDEDVNKFVTENNVEFTLGDESEKSKKDELSSAELTKQLDHLIQDKADNQRIFDWIEANLDEQQTSSNMFVRAVMTCVCQSAIVCENPYKVDSEQIKQRAKLLQKYLKDEQKELQAVYALQALMVQMEQPANLLRMFFDTLYDEDVIKEEAFYKWESSKDLAEQQGKGVALKSVTAFFTWLREAEDESDNS, from the exons ATGTCAGGGGGCCGTAGCGGCTCTACCCCAACCCCACCACAG ACAGCCATATCTGGATCAGAAAGTACTGCAGTGGCCCAGGCCAACGGTGAGAGCGTCCCAGCTGCATCTACACCAGCGCTGGTTAGACCAG ATGACAGAGGGAAACCTTCGCCTCCTCCACTGTCAAAGACACCTGAACTTGCTAAGGGTGACCCCATCCCCACAGAGGCTTCCTCCTCTGACACCAACACTAATCCCCCTGCACAACCTCTAATATCAGAAGTAGAGGAAACCCCTCTCAACACTAGTTCCACCTCAGCACCCAGCGCTGCAGATGCAGACGTGATGGATTCTCCCCCACCTCCCAGGGAACCCACTCCACCTAACAAATCAGCGCCTGAGGTTCCCGCCTACCCTGCACCCCTCCCCGACCCTGTCCCCACCTCTGCTGCACAGGACAAAACAGACAAGAAAGCCACAGaggtaaaggaggaggaggtaaaagaggaggagagtaaAGCAGAGGAAGCAGCCGCCTCTTTGGAAACACCCCTCGCTCCTTCCTCCACCCCTAACGGCGtggcagaggaggagacagaaaagCCGTCGGTGACGTTGCCACCCTGCCAGTCGGAGGCCCCTCTGGAGTCTCCCATTGCACAGCCCGAGGAGCTCCGCCTCCCCAACGGCCTGCCACTCCCGGCCCCGCAAGACCCAGAGGCCCCCACCGTCAGCACGGCGGAGTGCGACGACAGCCCCATCGCTGAGCCCGACATCGCACAGACCTCCACCACAGCCATCACTCAAGCAGCGCCTACGCCGGACATCGAAGCCACACCCGCACCTGTCGAGCAGTCGGCGCCAGCACCAGTTGCTCCGGAGGTTCCCGCAGAACCCGTCGTCCAGGCGGCGCCTCCCCAACCCGAGGTCCAAGAGATGGTTCCTCCAGTCGAGCAGGAcgtcaaagaagaagaaaccccAGTGACTCCACAACCCGACGCCGAGGAAGAGACGCTATCTCCAGCAGAGACGGTTTCCATAGCTGAGAGCACCCCAGAAACAGTGCCCACTCCCCCGCctcctgcagcagaggagagggaggacacCCCTCCTCCACAGACGGTCACCCCCGTCCTCGTAGAAACTACTATGCAAG ctgctgtgtCAGTgccaaagaaaaagagaaagatgaaggaTCTGAACAAAAAGGAGGCAGTTGGAGACCTTCTGGATGCCTTTAAAGAg GAGCAGGTAGTGGCCCCACCAGAGCCCGAACCAGCCCCAGCACCAGAGACCCAGCCCCCTGCCCCTTCCCCTCCCGCCCCCCAACAAGAGGAGGCGGACATGACCTGGGAGGACAAGGAGGACAAGCTGGATGCCGAGAACATCAAGCCGGATCCTCAGTCGCCAACAGCCACCGACAAGAAGTACCAATACAAAGAGG AAAAATGGATGCCACTCAAcgcagaggagaagaagaaatacGACAGGGAGTTTCTTCTGGGCTTCCAGTTCAGCTCGGCCAGCATGAACAAGCCCGAGGGTCTACCAGCCATCAGCGATGTTGTCCTGGACAGG GCTAATAAGACCCCTCTACGCCAACTTGACCCAAGCCGTCTACAGGGGATGAATTGCGGCCCTGATTTCACCCCCTCCTTCGCCAACCTTGGCAGGCCAGgcatgggaggaggaggaggaggaggaggaggcggaggaggaggcggaggcaGAGGACCA CCTCCAGGTATGGGCATGGGCATGGGCGGCCCACGTCGCTCCCAGCAGATGCAGAGGAAAGAGCCGAGGAAGATCATCTCCAGCATGTCCCTCGGCGACGACATACAGCTGAACAAGGCGGAGAAAGCGTGGAAGCCATCGGTGAAGAAAGTCACCCGCAAAGCCGCCGTGGAGGAGACCACCGAGACCACCGAAACCAGCGACGATCCCGAGCAGATGAAGACCCTGGACCTGTTCAAACGGGTCCGCAGCATCCTCAACAAACTGACCCCCCAAAAGTTTCAACAGCTAATGAAACAGGTGACGGAACTGACTATTGACACTGAGGAGAGGTTGAAAGGAGTCATAGACCTCACCTTTGAAAAGGCCATCTCCGAGCCAGACTTTTCGGTGGCCTACGCCAACATGTGCCGTTGCCTTATGGGG CTTAAAGTCCAAACCACAGATAAGCCGGGAGCCACTGTGAATTTCCGCAAGCTGCTACTAAACCGATGCCAGAAGGAGTTCGAGAAGGACAAGGATAACGACGAGATCTttgaaaagaagcagaaagagaTGGAGGCCGCTGCAGGG gaggaagagaagcagcGGCTCCACGATGAGCTAGAAGACGCCAAAGACAAGGCCAGGAGGCGCTCGCTGGGTAACATCAAGTTCATCGGCGAACTCTTCAAGCTCAAGATGCTCACGGAGGTCATCATGCACGACTGCATTGTAAAGCTGCTCAAAAACCACGACGAGGAGTCCCTGGAGTGCCTGTGCAGACTGTTATCCACCATCGGCAAGGACCTTGACTTCGAGAAGGCCAAG cCTCGTATGGACCAGTACTTCACTCAGATGGAGAAGATAATAAAGGAGAAGAAGACTTCCTCCAGGATCCGCTTCATGCTGCAGGATGTGCTGGACCTTCGACGG AATAACTGGGTGCCCAGGAGAGGAGACCAGGGCCCCAAAACCATCGACCAGATCCACAAAGACGCCGAGCTGGAGGAGCACAGGGAGCACATGAAGGTGCAGCAAGCCCTCATCTCCAAAAAGGAGTCGGGTGGCGGTCAGGGAGGCAGGATGGGCGGCGGGGGAGGAGGTCAAGGGGGTCGCGGGGGGCCTCACACCCAGGGCCGCGGCGCCCCTCCCCAAGACGAGGGCTGGAACACGGTGCCCATCTCCAAGAACCGACCGATCGACACGTCACGCCTTAGCAAAATCACGAAG ACTCCTGTTCTCGACTTTAACAATCAGCTGCTCGCTCCTGGAGGTAAAGGTACATGGGGGAGCTGGGGGAAGGGGAGCAGTGGCGGCAGCACCACCAAACCTGCAGATTCTG GCCCAGAGTCAGGCGGCCGTCCAGCCACCAGCACTCTGAACAGGTTCTCCGCCTTGCAGCAGCCTTCATCCTCTGGCTCTTCACTGGACTCAGACAGAAGAGTTCCtcagag AAACAGCTCGAGTCGAGACCGCAGCGACCGCTTCGACCGCGGCTTCGACCGACGGGACGACCGCGACCGAAACCGGCTGCAGGTCACCAAGCGCAGCTTCAGCCGGGAGAATGAGGAGAGGAGTCGGGAGAGAGAGCAGCGCGGGTCGGCCGATCCAGTGCGCAGAGTCGCGAGCATGACGGACGACAGGGACCGAGGCAGCAGAGAGCGAGCCAGGAGCAAAGAGAACA tgaAGAGGGAGAAAACGGccacccctccacctcctcagaCACCCACCAAGCCTGCCTTGACCGAGGAGGAGCTGGACAAGAAGTCTACAGCCATCATCGAGGAGTATCTCCATATCAACGACATGAAG GAGGCTCTGCAGTGTGTGCAGGAGTTGAACAGCACCcaactgctgtttgtgtttgtacgAAACGGTCTGGAATCGACGCTGGAGCGCAGCGCCATCGTCAGAGAGCGCATGGGCCTGCTGCTGCACCAGCTCATCAAGAACGGCTCCCTCCCAAAACAACAGTACTATAAAGG gctTGAAGAAATCATGGAGGTGGCTGAAGACATGGCAATAGACATCCCCCACATCTGGCAGTACCTGGCAGAACTGATCACTCCCATGCTCCTTGAAGGAGGCATCCCCATGGGAGACCTGTTCAA GGAGATTTCAAAACCTTTGATTCCTCTGGGCAAAGCCGGAGTCCTGCTGGTCCAAGTCCTTACTTTACTCTGCAAAGGAATG AGCCATAAAAAGGCCGGCACAATGTGGAGGGAAGCGGGGCTCCGGTGGAAGGACTTCCTCCCTGAGGATGAAGATGTCAACAAGTTTGTGACAGAAAAC aATGTGGAGTTCACACTGGGCGACGAGTCTGAGAAGAGCAAAAAGGATGAGCTGAGCTCTGCAGAGCTGACCAAACAGCTGGACCATCTGATCCAGGACAAGGCCGACAACCAGAGGATCTTTGACTGGATTGAG GCGAACCTCGACGAGCAGCAGACCTCCTCCAACATGTTTGTCAGAGCAGTGATGACTTGCGTCTGTCAGTCAGCAATCGTCT GTGAGAACCCCTACAAGGTGGATAGTGAGCAGATCAAACAGAGGGCTAAGCTGCTGCAGAAATACCTGAAGGACGAGCAGAAGGAGCTGCAGGCTGTCTATGCCCTGCAGGCCCTGATGGTGCAGATGGAGCAACCAGCCA ATCTGCTGCGGATGTTCTTTGACACTCTTTACGACGAGGACGTGATCAAAGAGGAGGCCTTCTACAAGTGGGAGTCTAGCAAAGACCTCGCCGAGCAGCAGGGCAAGGGTGTGGCCCTCAAGTCCGTCACTGCCTTCTTCACTTGGCTCCGTGAGGCCGAGGACGAGTCCGACAACAGCTAG